From the genome of Thermogutta terrifontis, one region includes:
- a CDS encoding competence/damage-inducible protein A — MDVAMLGEIIAIGDEITSGRILDTNSQWLSLRLEDLGIRVLFHTVVGDELQAMVAVFRQAIERSDVVVTTGGLGPTADDLTREALANATGRQLVEYPEALEHIRQFFQSRQRPMPERNRVQAAFPAGSEMIHNPRGTAPGIFIAVPRDGRSPCYFFCLPGVPSEMREMWPQVEERLRRLGAGREYILHRDIKCFGAGESQVEAMLPDLIRRGRDPLVGINASQNTIILRISTRGANREECEAKVEPVVRTIYSILGDLVFGENEIELQDVVVGQLREKRLSLALIETTTAGLVSQWLKAAENKQSGTYRGALIVEDLATAERLLTGVGSRPISSDNGESESAPGGLPVSLARRLSQLFRADIGAVAGPLQFLNDEGTLVEFSLVFCQGERVLEKTIRFSSHPDFRQITVAKHILNTLRLWLKNGT, encoded by the coding sequence ATGGATGTAGCCATGTTGGGAGAAATCATCGCCATCGGAGACGAAATCACAAGTGGTCGAATCCTCGATACCAACAGTCAGTGGCTCAGCCTGCGGCTCGAAGATTTGGGGATTCGCGTGCTATTCCACACGGTTGTGGGCGACGAACTGCAAGCCATGGTGGCCGTATTTCGTCAGGCCATCGAGCGTTCCGACGTCGTCGTTACGACAGGCGGACTTGGACCCACAGCGGATGATCTGACCCGAGAAGCACTGGCCAACGCTACGGGGCGCCAACTGGTCGAATATCCCGAGGCCCTCGAGCACATTCGCCAGTTCTTCCAATCGCGGCAGCGCCCAATGCCGGAACGCAATCGCGTCCAGGCAGCTTTTCCGGCGGGAAGCGAAATGATCCACAATCCGCGGGGAACCGCACCGGGTATTTTTATCGCTGTTCCACGTGATGGCCGATCGCCCTGTTATTTTTTCTGTTTGCCGGGCGTGCCCTCAGAAATGCGGGAAATGTGGCCTCAGGTAGAAGAGCGACTCCGTCGTCTCGGGGCAGGACGCGAGTATATTCTCCATCGGGACATCAAATGTTTCGGAGCGGGCGAAAGTCAGGTGGAGGCCATGCTGCCTGACCTTATCCGGCGGGGCCGCGATCCTCTGGTGGGCATCAATGCCTCGCAGAATACCATCATCCTCCGCATTTCCACCCGCGGCGCGAACCGGGAGGAATGCGAAGCCAAGGTAGAACCGGTGGTTCGGACGATTTACAGCATTCTGGGCGATCTCGTTTTTGGGGAGAATGAGATCGAACTCCAGGATGTCGTGGTGGGGCAGCTTCGCGAGAAACGCCTCTCACTTGCGCTTATAGAGACAACGACTGCGGGGCTGGTCAGCCAATGGCTCAAGGCAGCGGAGAATAAACAGAGTGGAACATACCGCGGAGCACTCATCGTGGAGGATCTCGCCACAGCAGAAAGGCTCCTGACAGGTGTCGGCAGTCGGCCAATATCAAGCGACAACGGCGAATCTGAGTCGGCGCCGGGAGGGCTGCCCGTGTCCTTGGCCCGCCGTCTGTCACAACTTTTCCGAGCAGACATCGGTGCCGTAGCGGGACCCCTTCAGTTTCTCAATGATGAGGGGACGCTTGTCGAGTTTTCACTCGTTTTTTGCCAGGGCGAGCGTGTTCTGGAAAAGACGATCCGTTTCAGCAGTCATCCCGATTTTCGCCAAATCACCGTGGCCAAGCACATCCTCAACACGCTCCGTTTGTGGCTCAAAAACGGAACTTGA
- a CDS encoding ABC1 kinase family protein: protein MHLFPVRQIYRHGTRWAEILSVLSKYGLADWIDRLGLEIARDLIKGPTGEIVARLPWTTRFRLALTELGPTFIKLGQVLSTRPDVVGVELARELEELQEHVAPDPPDAIRHVIRTELGQDPEELFAEFEEEPLASASIGQVHAARLKDGRRVVLKIQHPGIEQKVLVDLEILSALAMLAEKLPDLQTYRPAALMAELKRTMTRELDFQRELRNLQEFEANFQNSEDLKIPRAFPEFSTKRVLTMEYLDGIKLADHARIERDGIDCQAVALRGARAYLKMIFQDGFYHADPHPGNILILRDGRVGLLDFGMVGRLDDELREDVQVLLSGLASQDAITLADVISHIGKGPRDLDRASLTVDLTDYVSYYGHLPIDQFDLGGALNEMFEILRRYRIMLPARIALLLKTLVILEGTAQLLNPKFHLLYVIQEYQKEFFWQQFSLRRRLRKLRRATWRFQHLLDALPQNLLDLFDHIRSGQFDIRLEHRGLEPSANRLVSGLLASALFVGCSLMLAFQVPPLLGDLPWIGSLFNGHMQNLSFPGALGAGISVVWGWRLWRTICKSGLFDRL from the coding sequence ATGCATCTATTCCCCGTCCGGCAGATTTATCGCCACGGCACCCGGTGGGCCGAGATTTTATCCGTGCTCAGCAAGTACGGCCTTGCGGACTGGATTGACCGCCTCGGCCTGGAAATAGCCCGCGATCTCATCAAAGGGCCCACCGGAGAAATCGTCGCGCGACTGCCCTGGACCACCCGATTTCGACTTGCCTTAACGGAATTGGGCCCGACGTTCATCAAGCTAGGACAGGTGCTCAGCACGCGGCCCGACGTGGTGGGCGTGGAACTTGCCCGAGAACTTGAGGAACTTCAGGAACATGTGGCGCCCGACCCACCCGATGCAATTCGGCATGTCATTCGCACGGAGTTGGGCCAAGATCCGGAGGAACTTTTTGCCGAGTTTGAAGAAGAGCCACTCGCCTCGGCTTCCATTGGCCAGGTGCACGCGGCACGGTTGAAAGACGGCCGCCGCGTCGTGCTGAAAATCCAGCATCCCGGGATCGAGCAGAAAGTCCTCGTCGATCTGGAAATTCTCAGTGCTCTGGCCATGCTCGCTGAGAAATTACCGGATCTCCAGACCTACCGTCCCGCGGCACTGATGGCCGAGCTCAAACGGACCATGACGCGGGAGCTCGACTTCCAGCGGGAATTGCGCAATCTTCAGGAATTTGAAGCAAATTTTCAGAACAGCGAGGATCTTAAGATCCCCCGGGCTTTTCCAGAATTCAGCACCAAAAGGGTGCTCACGATGGAATACCTGGACGGGATCAAACTGGCAGACCACGCACGAATCGAGCGGGATGGAATCGATTGCCAGGCCGTGGCACTCCGTGGTGCCCGCGCGTACCTAAAAATGATCTTTCAGGACGGCTTTTATCACGCGGATCCGCACCCAGGAAATATCCTCATCCTCAGGGACGGTCGGGTGGGACTTCTGGATTTTGGGATGGTGGGCCGTCTGGATGATGAACTCCGGGAAGACGTTCAGGTTTTGCTTTCCGGGCTTGCTTCGCAGGATGCCATCACACTGGCGGATGTCATCAGCCATATTGGCAAGGGGCCTCGCGATCTGGACCGGGCAAGCTTGACCGTGGATTTGACGGACTATGTGTCCTACTACGGGCACCTGCCCATTGATCAGTTTGATCTCGGCGGAGCACTCAACGAGATGTTTGAAATCCTCCGCCGGTACCGGATCATGCTGCCTGCCCGTATTGCCCTTCTCTTAAAAACTCTTGTGATTCTGGAAGGGACCGCTCAGCTGCTGAATCCCAAATTTCATCTTCTTTACGTGATTCAGGAATACCAGAAAGAGTTTTTCTGGCAACAGTTCTCCCTCCGCCGGCGACTGCGAAAACTCCGTCGCGCGACATGGCGTTTTCAACACCTGCTCGATGCACTCCCCCAAAATCTTCTGGACCTTTTCGATCATATCCGAAGCGGACAGTTCGACATCCGCCTCGAGCACCGTGGCCTGGAGCCTTCCGCCAATCGACTGGTCTCCGGACTGCTGGCGAGTGCGCTGTTTGTGGGCTGTTCCCTGATGCTCGCTTTCCAGGTACCACCCCTTTTGGGCGATCTTCCCTGGATCGGGAGCCTTTTTAACGGTCATATGCAGAATCTGTCTTTTCCGGGCGCGCTGGGAGCAGGGATAAGCGTCGTCTGGGGATGGCGTCTATGGCGGACAATTTGCAAGTCGGGCTTATTCGACCGACTCTAA
- a CDS encoding helix-turn-helix domain-containing protein, translating into MAKSDKTRQLRLAQKNAIELLLAGKTDQEVAEAVGVTRQTVNLWRNRDKVFQAALDARRRELWGACVERLRQLIGRALQVLEADLLQDDDRRLRQSAAVHVLKCVGLYGANLEPKDTVKRWPFDDWTDAQLERALKRFWLETPRSLGQGQEHGG; encoded by the coding sequence ATGGCAAAATCCGACAAAACCCGACAATTGCGGCTCGCTCAGAAGAACGCCATCGAGCTTCTGCTGGCCGGTAAGACCGATCAGGAAGTGGCCGAGGCGGTGGGCGTCACTCGGCAAACCGTCAACCTTTGGCGCAACAGAGACAAGGTGTTTCAAGCGGCCCTGGATGCCCGCCGACGGGAACTCTGGGGGGCTTGCGTGGAGCGGTTACGGCAGTTGATAGGCCGAGCTCTTCAGGTGTTGGAAGCTGACCTACTCCAAGATGACGACCGGCGGCTACGGCAATCAGCGGCGGTGCACGTCCTTAAGTGCGTGGGACTTTACGGAGCGAATCTGGAACCCAAAGATACCGTGAAGCGGTGGCCCTTTGACGATTGGACCGACGCGCAGTTAGAAAGGGCCCTCAAGCGTTTCTGGCTAGAAACCCCCCGGTCACTCGGTCAGGGTCAAGAGCATGGCGGTTGA
- a CDS encoding bifunctional DNA primase/polymerase has translation MHQILREYLSYEYRLHPLKAGTKGPILQNWPERAARDEATVRRWLADFPGCNWGIATGDGFSVLDIDPAALEAGWPGDQRRQELKATGCPLVQTPRGGFHLYFKANWPNTVGVIAPGVDTKGPRGYVVAPPSSVNGKSYRWLRPLVPIDQLPPPPQWLDAALKAAAKAIEHTPDPKSAEEIAREGSILCEGQRNCGLTSLAGRLRRLGFSQDEIAAALLAANQSRCRPPLPEREVLAIAKSISKYPTGPIPLPPAFYRAWSRAIAHHRRFRK, from the coding sequence ATGCACCAGATTCTGCGAGAATATCTCTCTTACGAATACCGGCTCCATCCGCTAAAGGCGGGCACTAAGGGGCCGATTCTCCAAAACTGGCCGGAACGGGCTGCCCGTGACGAGGCGACCGTTCGCCGCTGGCTGGCAGACTTTCCGGGGTGCAATTGGGGCATAGCAACCGGAGACGGCTTCTCTGTACTGGACATTGACCCCGCTGCCCTGGAGGCAGGGTGGCCCGGTGACCAGCGCCGGCAGGAACTGAAGGCCACGGGATGCCCGTTGGTTCAGACCCCGCGCGGTGGGTTTCATCTTTACTTCAAAGCAAACTGGCCTAACACCGTTGGGGTGATTGCCCCGGGGGTGGATACGAAAGGCCCCCGCGGCTATGTGGTGGCCCCGCCGTCGAGTGTAAACGGCAAGAGCTACCGATGGCTTCGGCCGCTCGTTCCGATCGATCAACTCCCCCCGCCGCCGCAGTGGCTGGACGCAGCTCTGAAAGCCGCCGCGAAGGCCATCGAACACACCCCCGATCCTAAGTCCGCCGAAGAAATAGCCCGAGAGGGTTCAATCCTCTGCGAAGGGCAAAGAAATTGTGGCCTAACAAGTCTTGCGGGCCGTCTCCGCCGACTGGGCTTTTCACAGGATGAGATAGCGGCCGCTCTTTTGGCGGCCAATCAGTCGCGTTGTCGCCCGCCGCTTCCCGAGCGGGAAGTGTTGGCCATTGCAAAGTCCATTTCAAAGTATCCCACCGGCCCAATTCCTCTTCCACCAGCGTTTTATCGGGCCTGGTCACGCGCCATCGCTCATCACAGGAGGTTTCGAAAATGA
- a CDS encoding helix-turn-helix domain-containing protein, protein MKHQCSHQNSLLLTLPEVARLLRVSQRTAWTWAKAGKLPSLRIGRCLRFPRQAVEKWIEQELASQSGRADSAVEGDNSLPDQPQ, encoded by the coding sequence ATGAAACACCAATGTTCTCATCAGAACTCGCTCCTTTTGACACTGCCCGAGGTGGCCCGACTGCTTCGTGTTAGCCAGCGGACGGCCTGGACCTGGGCCAAAGCGGGAAAACTTCCGTCGCTGCGGATCGGCCGCTGCCTTCGCTTTCCACGTCAGGCGGTGGAGAAGTGGATTGAACAAGAGCTGGCTAGCCAATCAGGTCGCGCGGACTCCGCAGTGGAAGGTGACAACTCTCTTCCCGATCAGCCGCAATAA
- a CDS encoding tetratricopeptide repeat protein, whose product MVGGQKGTRLRAEWGCDEGAAGGPWPSADPEKLFEAALAAHRGDDLVTAERLYRQILEMDPRHPGAWHFLGVIALVKGDLQEACQAIESSLQFCPQKAVYWNNYGAVLKALGRWSEAAAAFSRAIDLRADYADAWSNLGLVHLERGEAADAERCLLRALELAPHHVDALRHLARLRQIQGNSRESLRLCELALVLAPRHAELLLQLGELYATLKRFGEAIRMLREAVNLRPTWGQARLALGQVLNDMEEYEKAREAFRRAAQLCPTRPLWRWRELSLCPAVFDSEEALWAYRAELERRLDEALAERPPCDWREIFRDGFLPSFHLYHHGVCDRGLREKFAALWGGAFPQERPRPPRGSKIRVGFLVTAGHHGGFLRGLGRVLAGLDRRRFEVVGLVSAGIGEACRKSVPAGDIPWIEFPHEIQQALSVIRQVQCHIIFHWQAGTDTVDYFLPFLPLAPVQCIGFGQHGTTGIKNIDYFISSQLFERGSEAQEDYTEKLVQFSGLTTWQPRPGVLADMGREHWGLPERGTVYFCPHRLNKFHPAFDRLLRGVLEADEEGYLVVLRGYRPATQARLQARWESTLGKDLCRRVIWLPSQSVGDYYRLLSAADVVLDSPAYSGSLTGFDALGLGIPVVTLPGRLMVQRYMGGFYRLLGLPDLIAATEEEYIRLAVRLGRERDFHQAMRKKILERAEVLFEQDGVIREYEDLFTQLAEYSR is encoded by the coding sequence ATGGTTGGTGGGCAAAAAGGGACGCGGTTGAGGGCAGAATGGGGGTGCGACGAGGGCGCAGCAGGGGGTCCCTGGCCGTCGGCCGACCCGGAAAAACTCTTCGAGGCGGCCCTTGCAGCCCATCGCGGAGATGATCTTGTGACGGCCGAGAGACTCTATCGGCAGATCCTGGAAATGGACCCTCGCCACCCGGGTGCTTGGCATTTTCTGGGCGTGATTGCCCTGGTTAAGGGCGATCTCCAAGAAGCTTGCCAAGCGATCGAGTCCTCATTGCAGTTTTGTCCTCAAAAAGCTGTTTACTGGAACAATTACGGGGCTGTTTTAAAGGCCCTTGGTCGATGGTCAGAGGCTGCGGCGGCGTTTTCTCGGGCGATCGATCTACGGGCCGATTACGCGGATGCGTGGTCCAACCTGGGGTTGGTGCATTTGGAGCGGGGGGAGGCCGCGGATGCCGAGCGGTGTCTTCTGCGGGCCTTAGAGTTGGCTCCGCACCACGTGGACGCCCTTCGTCATTTGGCTCGATTGCGTCAGATTCAGGGGAACTCGAGGGAGTCCCTCCGGCTGTGTGAGCTGGCCCTGGTGCTGGCCCCACGACATGCGGAGCTTCTGCTGCAGTTGGGCGAACTTTACGCCACTCTGAAACGCTTCGGAGAAGCGATTCGGATGTTGCGGGAGGCAGTCAATCTGAGGCCGACCTGGGGCCAGGCCCGTTTGGCATTGGGGCAAGTCCTTAATGATATGGAGGAGTACGAGAAGGCGCGGGAAGCTTTTCGCCGGGCGGCACAACTTTGTCCCACGAGGCCGTTGTGGCGGTGGCGGGAGCTGAGTCTGTGCCCAGCGGTCTTCGATTCAGAAGAGGCCCTTTGGGCTTACCGGGCGGAGTTGGAACGGCGACTGGACGAGGCCTTGGCAGAGCGGCCCCCTTGCGATTGGCGAGAGATTTTCCGGGATGGGTTCCTGCCGTCCTTTCATCTGTATCATCATGGGGTGTGCGATCGTGGCCTGCGGGAGAAGTTTGCCGCATTGTGGGGAGGGGCCTTTCCTCAAGAGAGACCCCGGCCACCGCGAGGGTCCAAAATCCGGGTGGGCTTCTTAGTAACGGCTGGTCATCACGGGGGCTTTTTGCGAGGCCTGGGGCGGGTTTTGGCCGGTTTGGATCGGCGGCGCTTTGAGGTCGTTGGGCTGGTCTCGGCAGGGATCGGAGAGGCCTGCCGCAAGAGCGTGCCTGCAGGCGACATCCCCTGGATTGAGTTCCCTCATGAGATTCAGCAGGCCTTGTCGGTGATTCGCCAAGTCCAATGCCATATCATCTTTCACTGGCAAGCGGGAACGGATACGGTGGACTATTTTCTCCCTTTCTTGCCCCTGGCACCTGTGCAATGCATCGGTTTTGGGCAGCATGGGACCACGGGAATAAAAAACATTGACTACTTCATCTCTTCCCAACTGTTTGAGCGTGGATCAGAAGCCCAAGAGGACTACACGGAGAAGCTGGTCCAATTTTCGGGTTTAACGACCTGGCAGCCGCGCCCCGGGGTCCTTGCAGACATGGGGCGAGAGCATTGGGGGCTGCCGGAACGGGGAACGGTCTATTTCTGTCCTCATCGGCTGAACAAGTTTCACCCTGCATTCGACCGACTATTAAGAGGAGTTTTGGAGGCAGACGAGGAGGGGTATCTGGTCGTTTTGAGAGGATACCGCCCGGCGACCCAGGCCCGGCTGCAAGCCCGTTGGGAAAGCACGTTGGGAAAAGACCTTTGCCGGCGGGTGATTTGGCTGCCCAGCCAGTCGGTGGGGGACTATTACCGTCTTTTGAGCGCAGCGGACGTGGTTCTCGATTCGCCCGCTTACAGCGGTTCTCTGACGGGTTTTGACGCCTTGGGACTGGGTATTCCAGTGGTGACGCTTCCTGGACGGTTGATGGTCCAGCGCTACATGGGCGGATTCTATCGTCTTTTGGGCCTCCCGGACTTGATTGCTGCAACCGAGGAAGAGTACATCCGTTTGGCCGTCCGGCTGGGCCGGGAAAGAGATTTTCACCAGGCCATGCGAAAGAAGATTTTGGAGCGGGCGGAGGTACTTTTTGAACAGGATGGGGTGATTCGAGAGTACGAAGATCTTTTCACTCAGCTTGCGGAGTATTCTCGCTGA